ATCTATTCTGATAGTATAGATGTTTCATCAGATGATAATCATGTTGATGAAAAAATTGAAAATTCATCAGATGTTAAAATTAAAGACGATAATGTGAAACCCAGTAATGTTGTAAAAAAAGCTAGTTCTACAGTTAAAACAACTATTACTGCAAAAGATGTGCTAAGTATTACCAAGACGGAACTACTCTTAAAGCTTATTTGAAAAATTCAAACGGTAAAGCATTATCCGGGAAAAAGATTACATTAACTTATTCTGGTAAAACTTACTCATGTACAACCGATTCCAAAGGTTGGGTTAGTTGGAATGTTCAAAAAGGACCAGGAACCTATTCAGTGAAATTTTCTTTTTCAGCAAGCGGTTATGCAAGAAGCAGTAAAACAGTAAAAGTTACAGTAAAAGCAATGCCAACAACATTAACTGCAAATAATCTTGCTTTCACATATGGTGATGGCAACAATAAGTTGAAAGCGACTCTAAAAGATAAAAATGGAAAGGTTTTAGTAGATAAAACTGTTGTTTTTAATTTTAATGGTAAAAACTATAATCAAAAAACTGATTCCAAAGGAGTTGCAACACTAATAATTGGAGCAGGACCAAAAAAATACACAACAACAATTTCATTTACAAATTCAAATTATGTAACCAGTAAAAAGACAGTAACCGTAACAGTCAACAGTATCCCTACAAGTTTAACAGTGAATGATTTAACTTGTAATTATGATGACAGCAATGCATACTTATATGCAACTTTAAAAGATACCAAGAATAATAAATTTTTAAGTGGACAAACCATCACATTTAAAATCAATGATAAAAGTACAAATGTAGTTAGTGACAGTAATGGGCGAGCAGGAATTAAAATAGAAGAAAAACCCGGAACGTATAATGTTGAAGTCTCATTTGCTAAAAGTCCATATGCAAGTGTTAGTAAAAAAATTAATGTAAATGTAATATCATTTCACCCAACAGTGAATTATGATGGTGGATTTTACAATAACTCTTATCTAAATTTATCATTAAACATAAATAATGCTAAATTGATTAAATATAGTTGGGACAATAATAATTGGAACCAATCTAATAAATCAAAGTCATTTATCTTGACAAATGGCATTTATGATTTATATTACAGCAACGGCACCTGTAGTATTTACCATGAACATTATATAATTGACAATAAACGTCCACTCGTCTGGAGTAATTTGGATTCCGATTTATATAGCTCACCTATTCTTGTAAATTTGACTAGCTGGGATAATCTTGATCAAAACCCTAAAATTTATTATTCATTAAATGAATCAAATTTCAGATTATATGAAAATGTATTAAGTATTTCCAAAACTACCTCTTTACGATTTTATGCAATTGATTTTAATGGGCATAAAAGTGAAGTAATAACCTGCAATTACATTTTTGAAAAAGTAGGTAATTTAAATTCAGGTAAAGGATACACAACAATTTAATCAGCAATTAATGATGCGAATACTCATAATGGAGACGTAATTAAAATTGGTGAAGGTTTATATAATGAACAAATAACTGTAAATAAATTTATTAATTTAATATCAATTAACGCTACATTAAAAGCCATAGACTCTACTCATCCAGTTATTGGAGTTACCAATGGAGGAAGCAATAGTGTTATTCGTGGATTTAAAATTAAGGATTCTTCTTTTGGAATTGTAATTTATCAAGCAGAAAATGTTACTCTCATTAATAATCAATTTATTAATGTGGTTAGTTCTATAGAAACTGATTGTGATACAAATACTTTGATTGCTTATAATTCAATTGATTCAAATAAGTTCATAAATTCCATGAGAGGTATAAGTGTTAGAAAATCCGATAATCTTATGGTTTTAAATAATAATATATTATTAAATTCTAATATGGGTGCTGGAGGTATTCTTGTTTTAAATAATACTTCAAATAATATTTCAATTGTTAACAACAATATTATCAATAAAAACAAGTTAAATGGTATTGGATTATATATTCTTTGTCCGAATATAAATATAAATTCCAATAATATTTCAGATTTTGATACTGGATCATATGTAATCTCTTATAACTCCCACGTGCTTTATAATGAATTTAAAAACAATAAATATGGAGTATTCTTAAGAGTTTCAGTTAATAATACTTATGCTTTTAATAATATTCATGATAATAAATTATGTGGTTTTGTTTTAGACGCCTCTCTTTTATCATATGATGATTCATTTTATTTAAATAGATTATGTGATAATGGTCAATATGATTTTTATTCCGAAGCAAATTGCTCTTATGTTATAGATAATAACTGGTGGGGTGAAAATACTCCTAAGATTTCTACAAGTCGCAATGTTCTTTCTAATGTTTATAATGCTACTGGAAATTTAATAATGAACACCTGGATGGTTGCACATTTATTTTCATCATCTTATAAAGTAAATGAATATAGTCAAATTGAAAGAGCTAAATTCTATGTTGATTTAACTTATAATAATTTGGGAAATAAATTATCTTCATTAGGATATATTCCAGATAATCTTGAATCTTTTATTTCTGTATTTAATGTTGATGGAAATAAAAAGTTTAATACAACTTATTTAAAAGACGGAAAAGCATTTGTTGATTTTGAATTAAGTAGTTTATTTGCAAATCATGACCATATTTCAGTTATGGTTATTTTTGATAATGAAAAAATAGTTAACACATTTAATAAGAATGCAACAATAGACATAACATTATTTTCATCTGCATGGGATGTTGAAAATAATTATTTTGTAAACAAAACATATCATATCCCATTTAGTAATAATGCCTCTTGGATTACTTTTAGTTGGGGTGAAACAGGATTATATTCTGGTAAAATTTATATGATCGTTAATGGAGAAATTATTGATGAAATTAATATCAACAATCTTTTTTATCAATATTTTAAAAATAATTATTCGACAAAGGTTTTTGAAGCCATTAAATTTTTAAATAATGTTTTTGCAAGTATGAAAGAAGGTGTTTGGGAGCCTAATGGCTACTATTTAAGTTTTGCAAAAGCAGCAAATATTGATGCAAGTAATTTTAATTTAGTTTATAATAGATTCTTAAATTATCTGCAATTAGATTATAAACTAACTAATTCAGAATTAGATTTCGTTAAAAATCATAAAAACTATTTTATTGATATGATTGAAATGACTGCGGATTATCATGGTGACGTAACTCCAGACATTAATTTTGAATATAATGGACAGCATAAGCTTTTAAATCCACCATCCAGTTATGCGTACCGTATAAGCAATATCTATTATACTGATATTACTGATGAAAATAATATGAGCATTGGTTATGAAGGTATGCGCAGTTTTGCAGTTGTTAAAAATAATCTAACAAGCAATGATTTACGTTACTGGTTAGATCAAAAAGAACTATATGCACCAGGTTTGATGAAAGCCGCTTATGGTACATTTTTAACACCATTAATTGTCATTTACGAAAATGACCGTGTCGCTGATGAGTTTGCGACTGAATTTAATGTAACTTGGAGCCGTATTAGTCCAGCATGTGTTTCACTATGTAATGATTATAACAGTCTGTACATTACTGGTGAGTCTGACCATAATATGGGTCGTGAAGCCATAGGAAACATTAGTAATGTTTGGAAGTTTAATTATGCTACAAGTTTCAGTTTCAGTTTAGTGGAACAATTAGTCGGCAATAATGTATGGAATACAACAGTAATTGGCAGCGTTACTCTTGGTTTAATTGAAAGTTTCATGAACAATGAAACTCTAGAGATATTCACCAGTAATGGTTATACTTTTATCAAACATGCAGACGATAATAGTACTTTATTATTTTTAGATTTAGAAACAGGTATTGTACGTGATTACTTTAGTAATTATGGATTACTTGGAACAATGCCCTGCTACCATGACAACATAACAGAAAATGCTTGGAATTATGGTGGAAAAATATTAAATAAATCAAGTAATGATTATTCTGATTTAGAATCCATTGGGAATTATTCAATAAATAATGTTTTATTCAATACCTCTCTTGGAAATGATTGGTCTGAATTGGAATCATTTTTTACTAGTTTAATTGTTGGAATTGTAGGTGGAGAATTAGTTTTAGCAGGCATTACTCTTACAGCAGGGGGATTAATTACAGGTGATATTCCCGTATCTATCGCAGGAATATTTTTATTTGCATCAGGAGAAGTTGGATTATTATATGCCGATGGATTATTAGATGGGGAAATAACCTATATTGATGCGGCATTTTTCCTTTTAGATAATGGTTTATCTTTTATTGGGTTAGGTGGCACTTTAAAAATAGGTACACAAATTACCAAAGTTACTGTTGAGCGAATAATACTTTCAAAAGGAGGAAAAATTGCAACTATAACTTCAATCAAAATTGATGAGAAGTTGATTAGATATAATCCAATTGAGTTAATATTAAAAAACAATTATGATGATCCAGTTATTCGTCAAATAATTAATTTTTTCAATACCAATATTGTTCCTCCAGTATTTAAAGAGGCAATCGAAAATAAATAAATAAATAAAACAGAGGAAATATAATGAAATCATTCGCTGAAATTATGAAGACTAGTTGGAGAGATTTGAATTCATATGAACTTAAATATTATACATTGGGTTTGATTATAGAATGCGAACTCTTATCATTCTTCACTTCAGTTTTCATTGCATTTTTAATTGGAGACTTTAATTATTTATTAATTTCATTTACGGGTTTATCTTTTTCATCACTAATAATAATTTTAATTATTTATAAACGTGATTATTTAAATGAGAGGTATGTTTTATTTGATATGAGGTATCCTGGAATTTCATATCAGGGAATGGTTTTCATTTTATTTGGAGTTAGTGGATTATTATCCACTGGTGTGGGAATTTTAGCTTTTAAACAAGGTGGTTTGTATTCCACTATTGCTTTTAGTTTAATAGAATTTTTCCCACCCCTATTTATGTTTTTGAAATTAAATGTGTATAATAATGAGAGTAGAGGGTGTTTAAATGACTTTAAGAATAACATGACTTTTGGATATCATCCCTTTTATTATTATATGTTATCTCTTATGGTGTGTAATGGTCCAATGGGCATTTCACTTTTATGGATATTTAAAAGCATTTTTCAAAATGTAATGTCTTTGAATCATAGTTTATTTTATTTTTTACTATCATTCTGTTTATTTTGCTTTGTACTATCTCCAGATAAAATTAATAACATAATTCCATTTGAATTAAAAACAGAAAAAGGATTTAAAAAATATGCCTTTTTATCATTAATTTTAACAACCACATTATTAATATCAATGATATGGAAGTAATAACATGTTTATAGGAAATGATAAAGGTCGTCAATTAGCAAGATATATTGCTTGGATATATATTATTTTATGGATTTTATTCATTATCTTTATGGTAGTTAGATTTAATCTTAATGAACTTTTTGAAATTGATTTGATAATACCATTAATTATAACAACTATTGTTGACATCTTATTGTCATTAATTATTTACATATCGTCATATAAAATTAAAAATAATAATCAATTATGTATTTTATATAATAGCGTTATTTGTTTATTTTCAATTTTTTGGTATTTTAATTGGTTTGGGTTAATTTTATTAATACTATTTATAATTACCATAGCAATAATTAAATTAGAAAGGGACACTTATTAAAAATTATATAAATGACCATAAATTAATTAGATTTGGACTTCATAAATTGGTGATTTATCGAAATCATAATCCGTTGCAGGTATTTCATATATGATTTTATTTTTGGATGAATTTTTTCTCCTCATTGCAATTAATATTTATGAGGACATGTCAATTATAAAACTTTTTTTAATGCAAATTATCTTAATAATCTATGACATATTATATTATAGATGCAGATTTCCTATTTTTAAATCGTGTAGTCAAGATTGCAAAACTTGTTCGTTTCATTCGCTATGAGCATTCTAAAAATGTTAGGGATATTTTCATAACAACTTATATACTAGGATGTATAAAAATTACGTGCCGAGAGTGTGAAAGTATTCATAAACACAAATCTTTTAGTTACTTTTATTAATAATTAACAATCATAATTATTAAGTGATATTTTAAGATATCTTAATTTTTAACAAGTGATATTATGAAAATGTATTATGACGACGATGTAAATACAGATGCTCTTGAAGGAAAAACCATTGCAGTAATAGGTTATGGTTCACAAGGAAGAGCTCAATCTAGAAATATGGCTGATAGTGGAGCTAACGTTATTGTTGGTGTAAGGGAAAATGGTAATTCTTGGGATTTAGTTAAAGAAGATGGCATGACTGTAAAAACCATTGAAGATGCAGCTGCTGAAGCGGACATTATTCACATTTTGCTTCCGGATGAAATCCAAGAAAAGGTATATGCAGAGCAAATTGCACCTTATGTTGAAGCTGGAAACACTATTTCTTTCTCTCATGGTTACAATATTCACTTTAAATTAATTAAACCTGGAGAAGACGTAAATATTGTAATGTTTGCCCCAAAAGGACCGGGATCAATGGTAAGAAGAACTTATGAAGAAGGATTTGGTATTCCTGGTTTGGTAGCAGTTGAACAAGATGCAACTGGTGACGCTTTACAATTGGCATTAGGTATGGCAAAAGCATGTGGTTTAACCAAAGCTGGTGTTTTAGAAACTACATTTAAAGAAGAAACTGAAACTGATTTGTTCGGTGAACAAACTGTATTGTGCGGAGGAGTTACTGAATTAATCAACGCGGGATTTACAACTTTAGTTGAAGCTGGTTACCAACCTGAAATCGCTTACTTTGAAACTTGTCACGAAGTAAAACTAATCGTTGATTTAATCTATGAAAAAGGTTTCGAAGGAATGTGGACAGATGTCAGTAACACTGCTGAATACGGTGGATTAACTAGAGGTAAAACCATTATTACTGATGAAGCTAGAGAAGGTATGAAAGTAGCTTTAAAACAAATACAAGATGGCACATTCAAAAAACAATGGGCTGAAGAAAACGCAACTAATGGAGCTAACTTAAAAGAAATGCGTGCAGCCGAAGGTCAAAAAGACATTGAAATTGTTGGTAAAAGATTAAGAAAAGCTTGTGGATTACAAAAAGACGATTAAATGCCTTTTTTCTTTTTTTTATTTTATTTTTAATATATTTTTAGTGTGGTAATCATGGTATTTATTGGAATGGACCATGGAACAACTGGAATCTCTTTTTGCATAATGTCTGATGGGGGGGATGTTATTGATGTTTTTAAAATTGGAAGGGAGGAAAGTAAAGACGGTCTGGTTTCTGCATCAGAAGAACTTAAAAAGCGTGTGGATTTCAGTGATGTTAAATTAATGGCAATTACATATGCAATGGGTGACGGAATTAATCAGATTTTGCCAACGGATAAAGTTAAAAATCGGGGGATATTGTCAATTAATGGTGCAGGTAAAGTAACCGGCGGCGGAACATCCGTATTCAGCGAACTTGAACAATTGGATATTCCTTCAGTCATGATTCCCGGTCTTCATAAAGACTCTGAATCTTTAGATAAACTGTTTAGGGCAGCTTATTCACATCAAACAAGTCCAGAAAAGGTCAGCATTTCATATAATGCTATAAAAGAAACTGGGTGGAGTAATTTCATCGTTGCGGACATATCATCTAACAGTGTTGATATTTTAATTGAAAACGGTAAAATTAAAGGGGCTGTTGATGCATGTTTAGGTGCAATGGGTGTTGTTCATGGACCGCTTGATTTAGAAATGCTTCGCGATATTGATGAGAACGATGCATCAGCTAATACATGTTTTTCACATGCAGGCGCTATTAAAATAGCAGGTATTGATGGAAAAGTTTCCAATATGAAAAATCAACTTTTAGATAATTATCGTGAAGGCGATGAGAAAGCTAAACTTGCAATCGATACATTAATAATGACTGTTGCAATGGAAATAGCTGGTTTGGAGATTGTTTGCGAAAATGAAATTGAAGGGGTTGTATTAACCGGTTCTATTGGGAGTGCGGCTGAACCATTTAACTTTAAAGATGAGATTAATAAGTACTTTAAAGATAAATATGATTTAAGAATAATTTCAGCAGAATCAGGAGCGATTGGCGCAGCTCAAATTGCAATGGATGTTTATAATGGTGAAAAAGAGATATTGGGTGTTAAAGTTAA
This portion of the Methanobrevibacter sp. V74 genome encodes:
- a CDS encoding chitobiase/beta-hexosaminidase C-terminal domain-containing protein; translation: MKNSNGKALSGKKITLTYSGKTYSCTTDSKGWVSWNVQKGPGTYSVKFSFSASGYARSSKTVKVTVKAMPTTLTANNLAFTYGDGNNKLKATLKDKNGKVLVDKTVVFNFNGKNYNQKTDSKGVATLIIGAGPKKYTTTISFTNSNYVTSKKTVTVTVNSIPTSLTVNDLTCNYDDSNAYLYATLKDTKNNKFLSGQTITFKINDKSTNVVSDSNGRAGIKIEEKPGTYNVEVSFAKSPYASVSKKINVNVISFHPTVNYDGGFYNNSYLNLSLNINNAKLIKYSWDNNNWNQSNKSKSFILTNGIYDLYYSNGTCSIYHEHYIIDNKRPLVWSNLDSDLYSSPILVNLTSWDNLDQNPKIYYSLNESNFRLYENVLSISKTTSLRFYAIDFNGHKSEVITCNYIFEKVGNLNSGKGYTTI
- a CDS encoding right-handed parallel beta-helix repeat-containing protein; translation: MGVTNGGSNSVIRGFKIKDSSFGIVIYQAENVTLINNQFINVVSSIETDCDTNTLIAYNSIDSNKFINSMRGISVRKSDNLMVLNNNILLNSNMGAGGILVLNNTSNNISIVNNNIINKNKLNGIGLYILCPNININSNNISDFDTGSYVISYNSHVLYNEFKNNKYGVFLRVSVNNTYAFNNIHDNKLCGFVLDASLLSYDDSFYLNRLCDNGQYDFYSEANCSYVIDNNWWGENTPKISTSRNVLSNVYNATGNLIMNTWMVAHLFSSSYKVNEYSQIERAKFYVDLTYNNLGNKLSSLGYIPDNLESFISVFNVDGNKKFNTTYLKDGKAFVDFELSSLFANHDHISVMVIFDNEKIVNTFNKNATIDITLFSSAWDVENNYFVNKTYHIPFSNNASWITFSWGETGLYSGKIYMIVNGEIIDEININNLFYQYFKNNYSTKVFEAIKFLNNVFASMKEGVWEPNGYYLSFAKAANIDASNFNLVYNRFLNYLQLDYKLTNSELDFVKNHKNYFIDMIEMTADYHGDVTPDINFEYNGQHKLLNPPSSYAYRISNIYYTDITDENNMSIGYEGMRSFAVVKNNLTSNDLRYWLDQKELYAPGLMKAAYGTFLTPLIVIYENDRVADEFATEFNVTWSRISPACVSLCNDYNSLYITGESDHNMGREAIGNISNVWKFNYATSFSFSLVEQLVGNNVWNTTVIGSVTLGLIESFMNNETLEIFTSNGYTFIKHADDNSTLLFLDLETGIVRDYFSNYGLLGTMPCYHDNITENAWNYGGKILNKSSNDYSDLESIGNYSINNVLFNTSLGNDWSELESFFTSLIVGIVGGELVLAGITLTAGGLITGDIPVSIAGIFLFASGEVGLLYADGLLDGEITYIDAAFFLLDNGLSFIGLGGTLKIGTQITKVTVERIILSKGGKIATITSIKIDEKLIRYNPIELILKNNYDDPVIRQIINFFNTNIVPPVFKEAIENK
- the ilvC gene encoding ketol-acid reductoisomerase encodes the protein MKMYYDDDVNTDALEGKTIAVIGYGSQGRAQSRNMADSGANVIVGVRENGNSWDLVKEDGMTVKTIEDAAAEADIIHILLPDEIQEKVYAEQIAPYVEAGNTISFSHGYNIHFKLIKPGEDVNIVMFAPKGPGSMVRRTYEEGFGIPGLVAVEQDATGDALQLALGMAKACGLTKAGVLETTFKEETETDLFGEQTVLCGGVTELINAGFTTLVEAGYQPEIAYFETCHEVKLIVDLIYEKGFEGMWTDVSNTAEYGGLTRGKTIITDEAREGMKVALKQIQDGTFKKQWAEENATNGANLKEMRAAEGQKDIEIVGKRLRKACGLQKDD
- a CDS encoding methanogenesis marker 12 protein, whose translation is MVFIGMDHGTTGISFCIMSDGGDVIDVFKIGREESKDGLVSASEELKKRVDFSDVKLMAITYAMGDGINQILPTDKVKNRGILSINGAGKVTGGGTSVFSELEQLDIPSVMIPGLHKDSESLDKLFRAAYSHQTSPEKVSISYNAIKETGWSNFIVADISSNSVDILIENGKIKGAVDACLGAMGVVHGPLDLEMLRDIDENDASANTCFSHAGAIKIAGIDGKVSNMKNQLLDNYREGDEKAKLAIDTLIMTVAMEIAGLEIVCENEIEGVVLTGSIGSAAEPFNFKDEINKYFKDKYDLRIISAESGAIGAAQIAMDVYNGEKEILGVKVNI